A genomic window from Glaciihabitans sp. INWT7 includes:
- a CDS encoding MerR family transcriptional regulator, giving the protein MTNSAADWSIQEIARLSGASSRALRHYDHIGLLAPTRVGANGYRYYDAVALTRLQRILMLRELGLGLPTIADVLAGATDDADALAAHLRWLRQEKNRLDRQIRSIELTITNTKEGTALMADDMFDGFDHTVYKEEVVERWGSQAYAGGDRWWRSLDAGDKERFHSEQKAVQADYASACAAGAHSDAEAVLAITRRHYDWITASWQGKAPTAEQFTGLGEMYVDDDRFAANYGGREGAAFVRDAMAAFASRYLS; this is encoded by the coding sequence ATGACGAATTCCGCGGCCGACTGGTCGATCCAGGAGATCGCCCGGCTATCGGGCGCAAGCTCACGCGCCCTGCGCCACTACGACCACATCGGGTTGCTCGCGCCCACTCGCGTCGGCGCAAATGGCTACCGCTATTACGACGCGGTCGCGCTCACGCGACTCCAGCGCATCCTGATGCTGCGAGAACTCGGGCTCGGGTTGCCGACGATCGCGGACGTGCTCGCCGGTGCCACCGACGATGCGGATGCTCTGGCCGCTCATCTGCGGTGGTTGCGCCAGGAGAAGAACCGTCTCGACCGGCAGATCCGCTCGATCGAGCTCACCATCACCAACACGAAGGAAGGAACAGCACTCATGGCCGACGACATGTTCGACGGATTCGACCACACCGTCTACAAGGAAGAGGTGGTGGAACGGTGGGGTAGTCAGGCCTACGCCGGTGGCGACCGGTGGTGGAGATCGCTTGACGCTGGGGACAAGGAGAGGTTCCACTCCGAGCAGAAGGCGGTGCAGGCGGACTACGCTTCGGCCTGTGCGGCGGGCGCGCACTCCGACGCTGAAGCCGTACTGGCGATCACTCGGCGCCACTACGACTGGATCACCGCCTCCTGGCAGGGAAAGGCCCCGACTGCCGAACAGTTCACGGGATTGGGAGAGATGTACGTCGACGACGACCGCTTCGCCGCGAACTACGGCGGCAGGGAGGGTGCCGCTTTCGTGCGAGACGCGATGGCCGCCTTCGCCTCCCGCTACCTCAGCTAG
- a CDS encoding APC family permease, which produces MTSEVRSPKRWLIGEPLASEKLEGQLLPKHLALPIFASDALSSVAYAPQELLLILTLGGLAFLSFAPWVAAAVVLLLIVVVTSYRQLIKAYPSGGGDYEVAHKNLGEKAGLVVASALLVDYILTVTVSVASGVDNIISAFPMLNTYRVEIAVGFVIVLAAINLRGVAESSKAFALPTYLFIASTGIMIVTGLVRAALGDTPIAASSAYTVKDPASLTQIAFILLLLRAFASGCSALTGVEAVANGVQAFRRPKIKNAQRTLVLMGSIAIVLFIGIMALALISKVHYAESACDLQGFKDCTTAPQTSVISQIAAATFPGAGYFMFYVIQGATALVLLLAANTAFNGFPLLGSVLARDSYAPKSLQTRGDRLVYSNGVLVLSGAAILLLVIYRANLTQLIQLYIIGVFVSFTLGQTGMVVHWTRMLREGRETLSKAQRGQVWRSRAINATGATFTGIVLIVVTITKFTHGAWLVFAIMPVLFYLMLRINRYYGQVAKDIEVDPTTTFGATGDHAVVLVGKMQKPTLKALDYAIAARHESIEAVHINIDDHASELLSKQWDEMNIQVPLRIVPSPYRDISMPLIKYIKARRAEFGSEVVTVYTPQYIVGHWWENLLHNHKARRIRQKLMLVHGVTIALVPWLLDSTRNLYSRSYRPLPGESRRGEPRRPIMRKPLPPAAPAARKSSVLAGDGRAESQVDRAARLARESAAKKSAARNTPGQK; this is translated from the coding sequence GTGACTAGCGAAGTTCGTTCGCCGAAGCGTTGGCTGATCGGCGAACCGCTGGCCTCCGAGAAACTGGAGGGCCAGCTCCTCCCGAAGCATCTCGCGCTGCCCATTTTCGCCAGCGACGCGCTGTCTTCCGTGGCCTATGCGCCCCAGGAACTGCTCCTCATCCTCACCCTCGGCGGGCTGGCGTTCCTCAGCTTCGCTCCCTGGGTCGCCGCGGCCGTCGTGCTGCTGCTCATCGTGGTGGTCACCTCTTACCGGCAGCTCATCAAGGCCTACCCCTCCGGCGGCGGGGACTACGAGGTCGCCCACAAGAACCTCGGCGAGAAGGCGGGCCTCGTCGTCGCCTCGGCGCTGCTCGTCGACTACATCCTCACCGTCACCGTGTCGGTGGCATCCGGGGTGGACAACATCATCTCCGCGTTCCCGATGCTCAACACCTACCGGGTGGAGATCGCGGTCGGCTTCGTGATAGTGCTCGCCGCGATCAACCTTCGCGGAGTGGCGGAGTCGAGTAAGGCCTTCGCCCTTCCCACTTATCTCTTCATCGCCTCCACCGGCATCATGATCGTCACCGGGCTGGTTCGCGCCGCGCTGGGTGACACTCCGATCGCGGCATCCTCGGCCTACACCGTCAAGGACCCGGCGAGCCTCACGCAGATCGCCTTCATCCTGTTGCTGCTTCGTGCTTTCGCGAGCGGATGTTCCGCCCTCACCGGCGTCGAAGCGGTGGCGAACGGCGTGCAGGCCTTCCGTCGCCCCAAGATCAAGAACGCGCAGCGCACTCTCGTGCTCATGGGATCCATCGCCATCGTGCTCTTCATCGGCATCATGGCCCTCGCGCTGATCAGCAAGGTGCACTACGCGGAGTCAGCGTGTGACCTCCAGGGCTTCAAAGACTGCACCACCGCGCCGCAGACCAGTGTGATCTCACAGATCGCGGCGGCCACGTTCCCGGGTGCCGGATACTTCATGTTCTACGTGATCCAAGGGGCCACCGCGCTGGTGCTGCTGCTGGCCGCGAACACGGCATTCAACGGCTTCCCGCTGCTGGGCTCCGTGCTCGCGCGTGACTCCTACGCGCCCAAGTCCCTCCAGACCCGCGGCGACCGCTTGGTCTACTCGAACGGCGTGCTCGTGCTGAGCGGCGCGGCCATCCTGCTGCTGGTCATCTACCGCGCCAATCTCACCCAGCTCATCCAGCTCTACATCATTGGCGTCTTCGTCTCCTTCACCCTCGGCCAGACCGGCATGGTGGTGCACTGGACCCGGATGCTGCGCGAGGGCCGCGAGACCCTCAGCAAGGCCCAGCGCGGCCAGGTCTGGCGCAGCCGGGCGATCAACGCCACCGGTGCCACCTTCACGGGCATCGTGCTCATCGTGGTGACGATCACCAAGTTCACCCACGGCGCCTGGCTGGTCTTCGCGATCATGCCCGTGCTGTTCTACCTGATGCTGCGCATCAACCGCTACTACGGGCAGGTGGCCAAGGACATCGAGGTGGACCCCACCACCACCTTCGGTGCCACCGGCGATCACGCCGTCGTGCTCGTCGGCAAGATGCAGAAGCCGACCCTCAAGGCCCTCGACTACGCGATCGCGGCTCGCCACGAGAGCATCGAGGCCGTTCACATCAACATCGACGACCACGCCTCCGAGCTGCTCTCGAAGCAGTGGGACGAGATGAACATCCAGGTGCCGCTGCGCATCGTGCCCTCGCCCTACCGTGACATCAGCATGCCGCTGATCAAGTACATCAAGGCCCGTCGAGCCGAGTTCGGCTCCGAGGTCGTCACGGTCTACACGCCGCAGTACATCGTTGGCCACTGGTGGGAGAACCTGCTGCACAACCACAAGGCCCGGCGCATCCGCCAGAAGCTGATGCTCGTGCACGGCGTGACGATCGCGCTGGTGCCGTGGCTGCTCGACTCCACGCGCAACCTCTACAGCCGGTCGTATCGTCCCCTGCCCGGCGAGTCCCGTCGTGGGGAGCCCCGCCGGCCGATCATGCGCAAGCCGCTTCCCCCGGCTGCTCCCGCGGCTCGCAAGTCGAGCGTGCTCGCCGGCGATGGTCGCGCCGAGAGCCAGGTCGACCGCGCCGCGCGCCTGGCGCGCGAGTCGGCCGCCAAGAAGTCTGCTGCCAGAAACACCCCGGGCCAGAAGTAG
- a CDS encoding CrcB family protein, with the protein MAGWREVVAVAAGGVIGTGLRFTLDTVIPHTDSQFPLSTLLVNIVGSFALGTLVSTLWRRARTPNWLKVGLGTGTVGSFTTFSALIVSLVTEAHHGLWMLAVLYLVLSLVLGFGAALLGLSVGRRPRPAPLEIDMVDE; encoded by the coding sequence GTGGCGGGCTGGCGTGAAGTGGTGGCCGTCGCCGCCGGTGGCGTGATCGGCACGGGGCTGAGATTCACCCTCGACACGGTGATCCCCCACACCGACTCTCAATTCCCGCTCAGCACCCTGCTCGTCAACATCGTGGGATCCTTCGCGCTCGGCACCCTCGTCTCCACCCTGTGGAGGCGGGCGCGCACCCCCAACTGGCTCAAGGTGGGGCTCGGCACCGGCACGGTCGGGTCATTCACGACCTTTTCCGCCCTCATCGTCTCCCTCGTGACCGAAGCCCATCATGGCCTCTGGATGCTCGCCGTGCTGTATCTCGTGCTCTCCCTCGTGCTCGGATTCGGCGCCGCCCTGCTCGGGCTGAGCGTGGGGAGACGCCCGAGGCCGGCACCGCTCGAGATCGACATGGTGGACGAGTGA
- a CDS encoding CrcB family protein, whose amino-acid sequence MSPVVVAAVLGAGALGALARYAISLAFIRATRFPRAVLVVNVTGSLLGGAVLALADWGIVDGDLHLILVTGIAGGLTTFSTWSVETLQFALSGRWRTAIANVLVNLVLGLGAATAAYFVVYWFFLLHQYRP is encoded by the coding sequence GTGAGCCCGGTGGTCGTCGCCGCGGTACTGGGGGCGGGAGCCCTCGGGGCGCTCGCGCGGTACGCGATCTCGCTCGCGTTCATCCGCGCCACCCGCTTCCCGCGTGCGGTACTGGTCGTCAACGTGACCGGTTCGCTGCTCGGCGGCGCGGTGCTCGCCCTCGCGGACTGGGGCATCGTCGACGGTGACCTCCACCTCATCCTCGTCACCGGGATCGCCGGCGGTCTCACCACCTTCAGCACCTGGTCGGTCGAGACCCTGCAGTTCGCCCTGTCGGGGCGGTGGCGCACCGCCATCGCGAACGTGCTTGTCAACCTCGTGCTCGGCCTCGGTGCCGCGACCGCGGCGTACTTCGTCGTGTACTGGTTCTTCCTGCTGCATCAGTACCGGCCGTAG
- a CDS encoding LacI family DNA-binding transcriptional regulator — MSQLPTVLDVGRVAGVSRQTVSNVLNSPQIVKPETRQKVEAAIAQLGYRPHASARRLRTQKSSTLGIRLDPMTNGISGSLLDRFLHALTEQADRRGLRVMLFTATGPEDEIRQFARLRDGADVDGFVLTATFVDDPRTEWLIENNVPFVTFGRPWGIDDMNDPRHLWVDVDGRSGVRDATDHLLDGGASHVAFLGWPTKFSTGDDRRRGWREAMEARSGLDAAQLDALQADSEDDVAAASQAIRSLIESGVRVDAVACASDSLALGALLVVGAEVSVVGYDNTPVAGAIGLSSVEQPLDEVAVGALDLLLGDGSHGIVGWESSSPERRHRLVTPRLVVRERSPIGRLA; from the coding sequence ATGTCACAGTTGCCGACCGTGCTCGACGTGGGTCGGGTCGCGGGTGTCTCGCGCCAGACCGTCTCGAATGTGCTCAATTCGCCGCAGATCGTCAAGCCCGAGACGAGACAGAAGGTCGAAGCGGCGATAGCCCAGCTCGGCTACCGGCCGCACGCGTCTGCCCGGCGGCTGCGTACTCAGAAGAGCTCGACCCTCGGCATCCGTCTCGATCCCATGACCAATGGCATCTCCGGGTCGCTCCTCGACCGGTTCCTGCACGCGCTCACCGAGCAGGCGGACCGTCGGGGGCTCCGGGTCATGCTGTTCACGGCGACCGGTCCGGAGGACGAGATCCGTCAGTTCGCCCGACTGCGCGACGGGGCGGATGTCGACGGCTTCGTGCTCACCGCCACCTTCGTCGACGACCCGCGCACCGAATGGCTAATCGAGAACAACGTGCCGTTCGTCACCTTCGGCCGGCCGTGGGGTATCGATGACATGAACGACCCGCGGCACCTCTGGGTGGATGTCGACGGGCGCAGCGGTGTGCGCGACGCCACCGATCACCTGCTCGACGGAGGGGCGTCGCATGTCGCATTCCTCGGCTGGCCCACCAAGTTCAGTACCGGCGATGACCGCCGTCGGGGCTGGCGGGAGGCAATGGAGGCACGTTCCGGGCTGGATGCCGCGCAACTCGACGCGCTCCAGGCGGACTCGGAAGACGACGTCGCCGCGGCGAGCCAGGCCATCCGTTCCCTCATCGAATCGGGAGTGCGGGTGGATGCCGTGGCGTGCGCCAGCGACTCCCTCGCCCTCGGTGCGCTGCTCGTCGTCGGGGCCGAGGTGTCGGTTGTCGGTTATGACAACACTCCGGTCGCGGGTGCCATCGGGCTGTCGAGCGTCGAGCAGCCGCTCGACGAGGTGGCCGTCGGGGCTTTGGATCTGCTGCTCGGAGACGGCTCGCACGGCATCGTCGGCTGGGAGAGTTCCTCCCCCGAGCGGCGTCACCGGCTGGTGACCCCGCGACTGGTGGTGCGCGAGCGCTCGCCGATCGGGCGTTTGGCCTGA
- a CDS encoding extracellular solute-binding protein, which produces MQRRTNRWLAAGILATAGVLALSACSSGFGAGSSDSSGGKLTSSKKALTVLIGSSGDAETKAVNSAVADWSKSSGTDAKVSVASDLNQQLAQGFSAGKPADVFYLSTDALAGYASNGSLLAYGDNLKNKADFYPSLVKSFTYDNKFYCAPKDFSTLALEINTDMWKAAGLTDADIPTTWDQLETVAKKLTTDGHVGLGIGGEYARLGAFMTEAGGNLMNSDSTKATANSSENIAGLDYAKKLMADGSLKYAKDLGAGWGGEAFGKGLAAMTIEGNWITGAMTSDYPTVNYTIAPLPAGPAGKGTLQFTNCWGIAADSPNQAAAVKLVEKLTSSSDQLAFSTAFGPMPSIKSAADTWKKDNPKLVPFLEAADYAKGVPAAKGAADVVTDLNSKLESLATGDPKTILDATQKNLEALVK; this is translated from the coding sequence ATGCAAAGACGCACCAACCGCTGGCTGGCCGCCGGCATCCTCGCCACCGCCGGAGTCCTCGCGCTCAGCGCCTGCAGCTCCGGCTTCGGCGCGGGAAGCTCCGACAGCTCCGGCGGAAAACTCACCTCCTCGAAGAAGGCCCTCACCGTGCTGATCGGCTCGAGCGGAGACGCCGAGACGAAGGCCGTCAACAGTGCCGTCGCGGACTGGTCCAAGTCATCCGGGACCGATGCCAAGGTCTCGGTGGCCAGTGACCTCAACCAGCAGCTCGCGCAGGGATTCTCCGCCGGAAAGCCCGCCGACGTCTTCTACCTGAGCACCGACGCTCTCGCCGGCTATGCCTCGAACGGCTCGCTGCTCGCCTACGGCGACAACCTCAAGAACAAGGCCGACTTCTACCCGAGCCTGGTCAAGTCGTTCACCTACGACAACAAGTTCTATTGCGCCCCGAAGGACTTCTCGACCCTGGCGCTGGAGATCAACACCGACATGTGGAAGGCCGCGGGGCTGACCGATGCGGACATCCCCACCACCTGGGACCAGCTCGAGACCGTGGCAAAGAAGCTCACGACCGATGGGCACGTCGGCCTCGGAATCGGTGGCGAGTACGCCCGCCTCGGCGCCTTCATGACGGAGGCCGGTGGCAACCTGATGAACTCGGATAGCACCAAAGCGACCGCCAACAGCTCCGAGAACATCGCGGGGCTCGACTACGCCAAGAAGCTCATGGCCGACGGCAGCCTCAAGTACGCCAAGGACCTCGGAGCCGGATGGGGCGGTGAGGCCTTCGGTAAGGGTCTCGCGGCGATGACCATCGAGGGCAACTGGATCACCGGTGCGATGACGAGTGACTACCCGACCGTGAACTACACGATCGCGCCGCTGCCCGCAGGCCCGGCCGGCAAGGGAACGCTGCAGTTCACCAACTGCTGGGGAATCGCCGCCGACAGCCCGAACCAGGCCGCGGCGGTCAAGCTGGTGGAGAAGCTGACCAGCTCGAGCGACCAACTCGCGTTCTCGACCGCGTTCGGTCCGATGCCCTCGATCAAGTCGGCAGCCGACACCTGGAAGAAGGACAACCCCAAGCTGGTGCCGTTCCTCGAGGCCGCCGACTACGCCAAGGGCGTTCCCGCGGCTAAGGGAGCGGCGGATGTCGTGACCGACCTCAACTCCAAGCTGGAGAGCCTCGCAACGGGAGATCCCAAGACGATCCTCGATGCCACCCAGAAGAACCTCGAAGCACTGGTCAAGTAG
- a CDS encoding carbohydrate ABC transporter permease, with translation MTTTTRRPSRSGLRGGEALSGYLFTAPMVILLGLFLVVPVLMALWVSFSDWTGRGSPLSGNVNFVGLKNYSALLTGGGLAEQDFGTALKNNAWYVVLVVPLQTALALFLAVLVNRQILKGRGFFRTAFYFPSVTSSVAITVLWLFLFNSTGAVNKLLSYLGVKGPNWFNDPDGIIHNFLGLFGVKSGPSALTNSTALGVSWWDWLGGPSVAMFAFVLLAVFTTSGTFMLLFIAGLQNLGGDVTEAAMMDGANGWQRFWQVTLPQLRPTLFTVLTLGLIGCWQVFDQIYTGTKGAPGKTTLTPAFLSYQSAFNNQEWGQGAAIAFLLFIIIVLFTLLQRWILAERKVSKRRMRGYEVPPKDGDPDGPKDDGPEGPDDWKDGNGPLKVATGIAASQIISKNQGGSI, from the coding sequence ATGACGACCACCACGAGACGGCCTTCCCGCTCCGGACTCCGGGGCGGGGAGGCCCTCTCGGGCTACCTCTTCACGGCCCCGATGGTCATCCTGCTCGGACTGTTCCTGGTCGTGCCGGTGCTCATGGCGCTCTGGGTGAGCTTCAGCGACTGGACCGGTCGCGGGAGCCCGCTCTCGGGCAACGTGAACTTCGTGGGGTTGAAGAACTATTCCGCGCTCCTCACCGGCGGCGGACTCGCCGAGCAGGACTTCGGCACCGCGCTCAAGAACAACGCCTGGTACGTGGTGCTCGTCGTTCCCTTGCAGACCGCACTCGCCCTGTTCCTGGCGGTGCTCGTCAACCGGCAGATCCTCAAGGGGCGCGGCTTCTTCCGCACCGCCTTCTACTTTCCCTCCGTCACGAGCTCGGTCGCCATCACCGTGCTCTGGCTGTTCCTCTTCAACTCCACGGGTGCCGTCAACAAACTCCTGTCGTACCTCGGGGTGAAGGGACCCAACTGGTTCAACGATCCCGACGGGATCATCCACAACTTCCTGGGGCTGTTCGGCGTGAAGTCCGGGCCGAGCGCGCTCACGAACTCCACGGCGCTTGGCGTCTCCTGGTGGGACTGGCTGGGCGGGCCATCCGTCGCGATGTTCGCGTTCGTGCTTCTCGCGGTATTCACGACCAGCGGCACCTTCATGCTCCTCTTCATCGCCGGGCTGCAGAATCTCGGCGGGGACGTGACCGAAGCCGCGATGATGGATGGCGCAAACGGCTGGCAGCGCTTCTGGCAGGTCACCCTGCCGCAGCTGCGCCCCACCCTCTTCACCGTGCTCACGCTCGGGCTCATCGGCTGCTGGCAGGTCTTCGATCAGATCTACACGGGCACGAAGGGGGCACCGGGCAAGACGACCCTCACCCCGGCATTCCTCTCCTACCAGTCGGCGTTCAATAACCAGGAGTGGGGGCAGGGCGCGGCGATCGCGTTCCTGCTCTTCATCATCATCGTGCTGTTCACTCTCCTCCAGCGCTGGATCCTCGCCGAGCGCAAGGTCTCCAAGAGGCGGATGCGCGGGTACGAGGTCCCGCCGAAGGACGGTGATCCCGACGGCCCGAAGGACGACGGTCCCGAGGGACCCGACGACTGGAAAGACGGCAACGGCCCCCTGAAGGTCGCGACCGGTATCGCCGCGAGCCAGATCATCTCGAAGAACCAGGGAGGCTCGATATGA
- a CDS encoding carbohydrate ABC transporter permease: MTPRRAGRTSRPSRGLLAGRSFLYALLVVLAIVYIFPFLIQVATSFKTEADAASDPLSLIPATFSTAAFERLFLHSDFPIWFKNSAIVTVFVTAGRVFFNSLAGYALARLNFRGRNVMFAGLIAVMSVPGVVLLIPKFLVINQIGIYDTYAGMIIPLLTDAAGIFIMKNFFESIPASVEEQARIDGAGTFRVFWSVVLPMARPALITIVILSFQGSWNELSHFIVSTQSPDLVTLTKGVASLASGQLSQGTQYPIKLAAAAIMTVPVAVMFFIFQRQIMNASDGAVKE; encoded by the coding sequence ATGACCCCCCGCCGAGCTGGACGCACATCCCGGCCGAGTCGCGGCCTGCTCGCCGGCCGGTCTTTCCTCTACGCGCTGCTCGTCGTGCTCGCGATCGTCTACATCTTCCCGTTCCTCATCCAGGTGGCGACCTCGTTTAAGACGGAGGCGGATGCCGCGAGCGATCCACTCTCGCTGATCCCGGCGACCTTCTCGACGGCGGCCTTCGAACGACTGTTCCTGCACTCGGACTTTCCGATCTGGTTCAAGAACTCGGCGATCGTCACGGTCTTCGTGACCGCGGGACGGGTGTTCTTCAACTCGCTCGCCGGCTACGCGCTCGCGCGGCTGAACTTCCGGGGGCGCAACGTGATGTTCGCCGGACTGATCGCGGTGATGTCCGTGCCCGGAGTGGTGCTGCTGATCCCGAAGTTCCTCGTGATCAACCAGATCGGCATCTACGACACCTACGCCGGAATGATCATCCCGCTGCTCACCGACGCCGCGGGCATCTTCATCATGAAGAACTTCTTCGAGTCCATCCCCGCGAGCGTCGAGGAGCAGGCGCGCATCGACGGCGCCGGCACCTTCCGGGTGTTCTGGTCCGTGGTGCTGCCGATGGCGCGCCCCGCGCTCATCACCATCGTCATCCTCTCCTTTCAGGGATCGTGGAACGAGCTCAGCCACTTCATCGTGTCGACCCAGTCGCCCGATCTCGTGACGCTCACGAAGGGAGTCGCCTCCCTCGCATCCGGACAGCTCAGTCAGGGCACGCAGTATCCGATCAAACTGGCAGCTGCAGCCATCATGACGGTTCCCGTGGCGGTCATGTTCTTCATCTTCCAGAGGCAGATCATGAACGCGAGCGACGGGGCGGTGAAGGAGTAG
- a CDS encoding glycogen debranching N-terminal domain-containing protein, with the protein MLPTLQPLLHDTTVLLRAPSQAWSAGDGTIDGRGITGIYHSDIRVVSRSVVTVGGQSAEPIATVPSGAASTVFVGLLRGLDDRTADPRVRLLHRRTVSTTGVSESITIQSALDTPVSTTATVQIDSDLAEMESVKAGIGGVGVPFDLSPQTATWGRGAVRASLHAPDATVTDHADGGIRLAWDLDIPANGSVTVGWTIDAEDADAVVRGTTDDARWSVPVVTAGDDRLERWVTQALSDLDALRLTTVSDPASEFLAAGAPWFFTLFGRDSLWAARFMLPLGTTLAADTLRVLASLQGTESVAGSAEQPGKIMHELRRATLSIPGEGVVLPPLYFGTVDATPLWVCLLHDAWKWGLPEPEVVVLLPHLVAALEWMRDYGDADGDGLLEYVDATGTGLANQGWKDSGDSVQWRDGTLAEGPIALCEVQAYAYEAAMHGAELLDHFGVSGAAEWREWAARLRTRFHESFWIDDPAGAYPAIALDSSKRPVDTVTSNIGHLLGTGLLDSRQAALVARRLVSPHLNSGYGLRTMSTDSQGYWPLSYHGGSVWTHDTAIAIAGLARDGFTAEAASLASGLLAAASGFDYRMPELHSGDAASEFGSPVPYPAACRPQAWSAAASVSVLASTLGLRADAPSATLGVSPMTMVGALAVSGLRFGGEDVSITVNTDGEVTASSGASVQVE; encoded by the coding sequence ATGCTCCCCACGCTGCAGCCGCTGCTCCATGACACGACCGTCCTGCTCCGAGCGCCGTCCCAGGCCTGGTCGGCCGGTGACGGGACCATCGACGGGCGCGGCATCACGGGCATCTATCACTCGGATATCCGGGTCGTGTCACGCAGTGTGGTGACGGTGGGTGGGCAGTCGGCCGAACCGATCGCGACGGTTCCCTCTGGTGCCGCGAGCACCGTCTTCGTCGGCCTGTTGCGCGGCCTCGACGATCGCACCGCCGACCCGCGGGTGCGACTGCTGCACCGCCGCACGGTCTCGACCACGGGGGTTTCCGAGTCGATCACCATCCAGTCGGCGCTCGACACCCCTGTGTCCACGACGGCGACGGTGCAGATCGACAGCGACCTCGCCGAGATGGAGTCCGTGAAGGCCGGCATCGGGGGCGTCGGCGTGCCATTCGACCTGTCCCCCCAGACCGCGACCTGGGGCCGTGGCGCCGTGCGGGCGTCGCTGCACGCCCCGGATGCGACGGTCACCGACCACGCGGACGGCGGCATCCGGCTGGCCTGGGATCTCGACATCCCCGCCAACGGGTCCGTGACGGTCGGCTGGACGATCGACGCGGAGGATGCCGACGCGGTCGTGCGCGGCACTACCGATGACGCCCGCTGGTCGGTTCCGGTGGTCACCGCCGGCGACGATCGCCTCGAACGATGGGTGACCCAAGCCCTCTCCGACCTCGACGCGCTGAGGCTCACGACGGTTTCGGATCCGGCATCCGAATTCCTGGCCGCCGGCGCTCCCTGGTTCTTCACGCTGTTCGGCCGGGACTCGCTCTGGGCAGCACGCTTCATGCTGCCGCTCGGCACGACCCTCGCCGCCGACACCCTGCGGGTGCTCGCATCGCTGCAGGGCACCGAATCCGTCGCCGGAAGCGCCGAGCAGCCCGGCAAGATCATGCACGAGTTGCGCCGGGCGACGCTGTCGATCCCCGGCGAGGGTGTGGTGCTGCCGCCCCTGTACTTCGGCACCGTCGACGCGACTCCTCTCTGGGTGTGCCTGCTGCACGACGCCTGGAAGTGGGGATTGCCAGAGCCCGAGGTCGTGGTGCTCCTCCCGCACCTCGTCGCTGCCCTCGAGTGGATGCGCGACTACGGGGATGCCGACGGCGACGGCCTGCTCGAATACGTCGACGCCACCGGAACCGGCCTCGCGAACCAGGGTTGGAAGGATTCCGGCGATTCGGTGCAGTGGCGCGACGGCACTCTCGCCGAGGGCCCGATCGCCCTCTGCGAGGTGCAGGCCTACGCCTATGAGGCGGCAATGCACGGCGCAGAACTGCTCGACCACTTCGGCGTCTCGGGCGCCGCTGAATGGCGCGAGTGGGCTGCCCGACTGCGAACCCGCTTCCATGAGTCGTTCTGGATCGACGACCCGGCGGGGGCATACCCGGCGATCGCGCTCGACTCCTCCAAGCGACCTGTCGATACCGTCACCAGCAACATCGGGCACCTGCTCGGCACCGGCCTGCTCGACTCGCGCCAGGCCGCCCTCGTCGCCCGTCGCCTCGTCTCACCGCACCTGAATTCGGGCTACGGCCTTCGCACCATGTCCACCGATTCGCAAGGCTACTGGCCGCTCAGCTATCACGGCGGCAGCGTCTGGACCCATGACACCGCCATCGCGATCGCCGGACTCGCGCGCGACGGCTTCACCGCAGAAGCCGCCTCCCTGGCCTCCGGTCTTCTCGCCGCGGCGTCCGGATTCGACTATCGGATGCCCGAGCTGCACTCCGGCGACGCCGCGAGCGAGTTCGGCTCCCCTGTTCCCTACCCGGCCGCGTGCCGTCCGCAGGCCTGGTCTGCGGCCGCCTCGGTCTCGGTGCTGGCATCGACACTCGGACTGCGCGCGGACGCGCCATCCGCCACCCTCGGCGTCTCCCCGATGACCATGGTCGGTGCGCTCGCGGTGAGCGGTCTGAGGTTCGGCGGCGAGGATGTCTCGATCACGGTGAATACGGACGGCGAGGTCACCGCGTCGTCCGGGGCATCCGTGCAGGTGGAGTAG